The following coding sequences lie in one Benincasa hispida cultivar B227 chromosome 6, ASM972705v1, whole genome shotgun sequence genomic window:
- the LOC120079501 gene encoding mitogen-activated protein kinase kinase 2-like has product MKKDSSMNPNLKLLLPPADEVSFAFITRSGTFTDGDLLVNRDGVRIVSQEDDESPPPIKPSDNHLSLADLDSIKVIGKGNGGIVQLVRHKWTNQFFALKVIQMNAEESYCRLLAKELKINQLAQNPYIVVCYQIFYDNGAIFIILEYMDGGSLADLLKKVETILEPYLAAICYQVLKGLIYLHHEKHVIHRDLKPSNLLINHRGEVKITDFGVSAILASTADQANSFVGTYAYMSPERLNGDKYDNKSDIWSLGLVLLECATGQFPYAPPDKDKGWECFFDVMVAVVELASPSAPEQFSPEFCSFISSCLQKDPQKRSSARELLVHPFIKKFEHFDVDLAAYFKDAGSPLATF; this is encoded by the exons ATGAAGAAGGACAGCTCCATGAATCCTAACTTAAAGCTTCTTCTACCTCCGGCCGACGAAGTTTCCTTTGCCTTTAT AACCCGAAGCGGTACTTTCActgatggagatttgcttgttAATAGGGACGGCGTGCGGATTGTTTCTCAAGAGGACGACGAAAGT CCTCCGCCAATAAAGCCCTCAGACAACCATTTGTCTTTAGCAGATTTAGACTCGATAAAAGTCATTGGAAAAGGAAATGGTGGAATTGTTCAATTAGTCCGACATAAATGGACGAACCAGTTTTTTGCTCTAAAG GTGATTCAGATGAATGCCGAGGAATCTTATTGTAGGCTCCTTGCCAAggaattaaaaattaatcagTTGGCACAAAACCCTTACATCGTTGTCTGTTACCAGATCTTCTATGACAATGGTGCCATTTTCATAATCTTGGAATACATGGATGGCGGGTCGCTTGCAGATCTTCTAAAAAAAGTTGAAACAATCCTAGAGCCGTATCTGGCAGCCATTTGTTACCAG GTACTAAAGGGGTTAATATACCTTCACCATGAAAAACATGTCATCCATAGAGACCTTAAACCTTCAAATTTGTTGATAAATCATAGAGGGGAAGTTAAGATTACAGACTTTGGTGTTAGTGCTATACTGGCAAGTACGGCTGATCAAGCAAATTCTTTTGTTGGCACGTATGCATACATGTCT CCGGAGAGACTCAACGGGGACAAATATGACAATAAAAGTGACATATGGAGTTTGGGTTTGGTTTTGCTAGAATGTGCGACGGGTCAATTTCCATATGCTCCACCGGATAAGGATAAAGGATGGGAATGTTTTTTTGATGTTATGGTGGCCGTAGTAGAACTAGCATCACCTTCTGCACCCGAACAATTTTCTCCAGAGTTTTGCTCTTTCATTTCTTCATG CTTACAGAAAGACCCACAGAAGAGAAGCTCTGCACGTGAACTTCTG GTGCATCCTTTCATCAAAAAGTTCGAACACTTCGATGTAGATCTCGCAGCTTACTTCAAAGATGCTGGCTCTCCATTAGCAACCTTCTAA
- the LOC120080514 gene encoding U-box domain-containing protein 34-like: protein MISVAVAVNGVRGGKGGGGSRRAVRWAVENLLPTADRFILVHVMPKITSIPTPMGDLVAVSELDADVVALYVHDVKQKYEQVFVPFKKLCRREKFLLLVETLVLEDDNPATALLRYASESGIKRLVLGSCFRTCVARKLKGDSVPSAIMRTVHSSFDIHVIYKRRVITRKASTAPSNETDSRQWMLGDTDYYRGSSAASEKSLGTFSSSSLSIGHRRGDSLKVNSTEELNSLNTLTEEEDMQAEVESLQLELETTVSLYKQACEELVHAQKKVQSLTSECLEESRRVNAALEREQALRKTVAKEKEKHLEAIKELEEAKDLLAKEAYERQLAELNALKESVEKQKIVDTLLTNDRRYRRYTTAEIEAATNFFDEVNVIGEGGYGKVYNCSLDHTPVAIKVFQHDIFKKKDEFLKEVEILSQIRHPHVVLLLGACPERGCLIYEYMENGSLDDHILLRNGKAPLPWSTRFRIVFQVASGLAFLHNSKPEPIIHRDLKPGNILLDRNFVSKISDVGMAKIIGDIVPDNVTEYRNTILAGTLHYMDPEYQRTGTLRPKSDTYALGVTILQLLTGRQPHGLLLAIENSIASASLADILDKSISDWPLAKAEELARLALKCLKLRCRDRPDLESEVLPVLKRLVDFADTCENEDKGFANPLSHYFCPILQEIMEDPYIAADGFTYEYVAIKAWLEKYDISPVTKLKLQHSLFIPNHTLRSAIQEWRSRVTVSSS, encoded by the exons ATGATATCCGTGGCGGTTGCCGTTAACGGCGTCCGTGGCGGCAAAGGCGGTGGAGGAAGCCGCCGCGCTGTGAGATGGGCCGTCGAGAATCTCTTGCCGACCGCCGATCGCTTCATATTGGTTCACGTTATGCCCAAAATCACCTCCATCCCCACCCCAA TGGGGGATCTTGTGGCTGTCTCAGAACTTGATGCAGACGTGGTAGCTCTTTATGTTCATGATGTGAAAcagaaatatgaacaagttttTGTCCCTTTTAAAAAGTTATGTAGAAGAGAAAAG TTTCTTCTACTGGTAGAAACTTTGGTTTTGGAGGATGATAATCCTGCCACTGCACTTTTGAGATATGCATCTGAATCTGGGATTAAACGCTTGGTTTTGGGTTCTTGTTTTAGAACTTGCGTAGCAAG GAAGCTAAAAGGGGATTCAGTACCCTCTGCTATTATGAGAACTGTTCATAGTTCTTTTGATATTCATGTTATATATAAGAGGAGAGTTATCACACGAAAGGCTAGTACTGCTCCGTCCAATG AAACTGACTCGAGGCAGTGGATGCTCGGTGACACAGATTACTACAGGGGTTCCAGTGCTGCTAGTGAAAAATCATTGGGaactttctcttcttcttccttgtcGATTGGACATCGAAGGGGTGATAGCCTCAAAGTTAACTCTACCGAGGAACTGAACTCTTTGAATACTCTGACTGAGGag GAAGATATGCAGGCCGAAGTTGAATCTTTGCAGCTAGAACTAGAGACCACTGTTTCCTTGTACAAACAAGCTTGTGAAGAACTAGTTCATGCTCAGAAGAAG GTTCAGTCACTTACATCAGAATGCCTTGAAGAATCAAGAAGAGTAAATGCTGCTTTGGAAAGGGAACAAGCTTTGAGGAAAACTGTTgctaaagagaaagaaaaacactTGGAAGCCATTAAAGAGCTTGAGGAGGCTAAAGACTTGCTGGCTAAAGAAGCTTATGAAAGGCAGCTGGCTGAGCTTAATGCCTTAAAGGAGTCCGTGGAGAAGCAGAAAATTGTTGATACTCTTCTGACTAATGATAGGAGATATAGAAGATATACTACTGCCGAAATTGAAGCTGCGACAAATTTCTTCGATGAAGTTAATGTGATTGGCGAGGGAGGATATGGGAAAGTCTACAATTGCAGTCTCGATCATACCCCTGTAGCGATTAAGGTTTTTCAACACGACATATTCAAGAAAAAAGACGAGTTTCTGAAAGAG GTTGAAATTCTTAGCCAGATACGTCACCCACACGTGGTTTTACTGCTTGGAGCTTGTCCCGAGCGAGGTTGCTTGATCTATGAATACATGGAAAATGGAAGCTTAGATGACCATATCTTGCTCCGGAATGGAAAAGCTCCCCTCCCTTGGTCTACTAGATTTAGAATAGTTTTTCAAGTAGCTTCTGGACTTGCATTTTTACACAATTCAAAGCCAGAGCCTATTATTCATAGAGATCTCAAACCGGGTAATATCTTACTGGACAGAAACTTTGTAAGCAAAATCTCAGATGTTGGAATGGCTAAGATCATCGGCGATATCGTGCCTGACAATGTCACAGAGTACCGAAACACTATCCTCGCCGGTACTCTACACTACATGGATCCTGAATATCAGAGAACTGGCACACTCCGGCCAAAGTCGGATACATATGCACTTGGAGTAACAATTCTGCAGTTGTTGACTGGACGACAGCCACATGGTCTTCTTCTTGCTATCGAAAATTCGATTGCAAGTGCCTCCCTTGCAGATATTCTGGACAAATCAATTAGTGACTGGCCTCTAGCTAAAGCTGAAGAGCTAGCTCGACTCGCGTTGAAGTGCTTGAAACTTAGATGCAGGGATAGGCCAGATCTTGAATCTGAAGTTCTTCCAGTCCTTAAAaggcttgttgattttgcagATACTTGTGAAAATGAAGACAAAGGTTTTGCTAATCCCCTAAGCCACTACTTCTGCCCAATCCTCCAG GAAATCATGGAGGATCCTTATATAGCAGCTGATGGCTTTACTTACGAGTATGTAGCCATTAAAGCATGGCTCGAGAAATACGACATATCGCCGGTGACAAAGCTTAAGCTCCAGCATTCTCTTTTTATTCCAAACCACACTTTGCGTTCTGCCATACAAGAGTGGAGGTCAAGAGTGACAGTTTCATCTTCCTAA